In Lolium rigidum isolate FL_2022 chromosome 3, APGP_CSIRO_Lrig_0.1, whole genome shotgun sequence, the genomic window CGGTTGCTAGCACCAGATCCCGGTTCGCGGCGGAGATCCGGAAGCTCAAAAAGAGGTTGAAGGACGCGCAGGAGCGAAGGGTCAACTACGATGTCAACGGCTGCAGATCCTCCGCCGGGGCAGCTTCTCCGGCGACAGCGGACACGGCCGAGAATGACCCTGTGGGCATCGACAAACCAAAGCAGGAGCTTGTCGAGCTGCTGCTAGATAGCGAGCCGGGGAAGTTGGGTGTCATATCCATCGTGGGGTTCGGCGGCTCGGGGAAGACGACGCTCGCGAGGGCAGTGTATGATTGCTCTAGTGTGGTCGGGAGATTCCCTTGCCGTGCCTGGGCTGCGTCGTCGGAGCACAAGGACGCCGGGGGACTTCTGACGGCGATACTCCGGCAATTGCACGCGGATGATGTGCCTCAGGTCCAAAATTCCATCAACGATTTTCTGCAGACTACAGAGTGAGAATCTTATGCTTTACTTCACTAAGTTACTTTGCACATCCCGCAAATTAACGCCACATTTTCGTGGCGGTTACACCTTATTACCGGAGTATAAAGTTTGTTCGTGCTTTATTCAAGATCCTCTAAGAGAGAGGTTTTGATGATTGTTGTGAAAATAGGCGCTAATTCTAAGTAGTCACCAGTTGTTTtatgatgtactccctccattcactaaTATAAGACGTCTTACCGTTTAGTAGATTCATCTATTTTGGTATATATCTCGTCtacttttagtgtgtaggttcattCACTGTGTATCTAGTTCACTTAGAAGTgtttaaaacatcttatatttataaacagagggagtactcAGGAACTTAGCTGCTAGTCAGCAATTCAAACCAATTTCCCACATTAATCTATGTTGCTTACCTGTCCTGCAGGCTTACTTCTACTAATTGATTACAATTCAAGAGCTGACCATCTAAAAAAGGTGCAAACAGCATATTTCTGTAGGTTACAATACCACACATAGAAATCTAGCTCTGTGCTTTCATAAACAGTGTCACATCATCACATGCACATCCCTTGTTATATATGTACCTATCAATAGTTGAAGATTCTATGTAAGTTTGAGCGATTATGCATGTTTTACCTGCATATAGCAGATTATTGAATTGGCAGTCAATTGATTCTAGTCGACAGATATAATAACTTACTCTTTGTCATTTTTTTTGTAGATGTTTAATTGTAATTGATGACATCAACAAGCAACATTGGGATGCCATAAAATCCATCTTCCATAGGGAAACAAAAAGCAGAATCGTAGTAACCACGGCTCTTCAATCAGTAGCTAATGCTTGCAGCTCAGGTGATGGTTTTATTTACAAGATGAACATTCTTGATGCGGAACTCTCTAAGGTTTTGCTAATGAAGAAGGTATTCTTTCGAGGATGTTCGCCTGAATTAGAGCGGGGTTCAACCGCAATTGTGGAGAAGTGTGATGGCCTTCCACTTGCTCTTGTTAGTGTGGCTAAGTTTTTGCTAGGCGAGACTGAGCTCACAGGAAGTCACTGCGCGCAAGTTTGCCGCAGCCTCGGGCATCATATGGAGAAAGAGGCAGACTTCAGAAAACTTCAACAGGTTCTTTTAAATAGCTATTGCAGTCTTTCTGGCTATCCTCTCAGGACCTCATTACTATACACAAGTGTGTTCCCAAATGGTCGTCCAATCAGGAGGAGTACTTTAATCAGGCGATGGTTAGCCGAAGGTTATGTACGATGTCAGTACAAACGCAGTGACCTGGAGGTAGCAGATGAAAACTTCAAGGAACTTATTGACCGGAATATCGTTCGGCCGATCGATGCTAGCAACAATTCTAAGGTGAAGACATGCAAAACTCATGGTATTATGCACGAGTTCATGCTGCACAAGTCCATGTCTGATAACTtcatcacttctcttcatgatcaaAATCGAAGTAATTTTCGTCACCTGTTCATCGAGAACCCTGCAAGTGACAGCACCTTGGGCATGAACCAGCATACAAGTTCAGCAAGTGATGATACAGCTGGCAGCAAGAAATTCCGTGCCCGATCTCTGACGATCTTTGGGAATGCGGGAGACGCTGCTTCCGAGTTTTGCAGGTGTGAGCTACTGCGAGTGTTGGATCTGGAAGAATGCAATGATTTGGTGGATGATCAGCTCGAGGATATACACAAGCTGTGGTATCTAAAATATTTGAGCCTTGGGGGCACTATCAGCAGCCTTCCAAAGAAAATTGACAAGTTACACTGCTTAGAGACACTGGACCTGAGGAAGACAAAGATAGATTTGTTGCCAGTAGAAGTCATTGGGTTGCCTCACTTAGCTCACCTGTTTGGAAAGTTTAAGCTTGGGAAAAATGACTTGAAAATGAGCGAACTAGAGAAGGTCCTGCCAAAAAAAAGTAAGTTGAAGACTCTTGCAGGATTTGTTGCAGATGAAAACCCTGGTTTTCTACAACTGATGGCTCATATGAAAGAATTGAAAAAGGTTAAGATATGGTTTGAAGCCACTGGTACAGACAACGAGAGCTTGCCTCATATTTCAAAGGCGGTTCAGAAGTTTGCTCAGGATGGTATGGACACGGCAGGTGTTCATTCTCTGTCACTTGATTTTGGAAACTCTTCGGGAGACCTCCTGAGTTCTATAGAGGAATATTGTTATCTTAGCTCACTGAAACTGCGGGGCAGGCTGAGCCTATTGCCTCAGTTTGTCACGTCCCTATGTGGCCTCACGGAGTTGTGCCTTTCATCAACTAATCTAACGGGGAGTGATCTGTCAAACCTGTGTAAGTTGCAGTACTTGCTGTACCTTAAACTGGTTGAAGCGGACCTTAGGAGCTTCAGCATAAAAAGTGGAGATTTCCCAAGCCTGCGACGCCTATGTCTTGTTGTGCAAATACCCGTCCTCCCTACAATCAGAGAAGGAGCCCTGCCCTTTCTTGTCTCAGTTCAGCTGCTCTGTAAAGATCTTGTTGATCTTTCAGGCATCAAGATAGAATACCATGGTCGTCTGGAGGAAGTTGCTCTTGATTATATGGTCagcaacaaaacagtagaaatgTGGGAAACTGCAGCAAAAAAGCATCCTAAGAGACCAAAGATTCTGTTTCTCAAAAGGATTGATCCAAGCGAAACTGAATCTACTGTGAAATATGTGGCGACAGATGGACCAATTTGTGAGAAGGAATCCATCATTGAGTTGAATCAAGTTCAACTAACACAGAATATGTTGCAGAATAAATGCATTATCCGCTCAGTCCATTCAAGTTCAGTGAACAAGCCCAATTCAGCTTTGAAGAAAATAATAGTTTCAGAAACCCCTCAGGCTGCATCCAAGCTGTCCAGTGTTGGGGCGGTGTGATGCCTCCTGCAAGGCGAGGAACCTGTCAGTTCGTGTGCTTCTTTGTGTTCAGTCATATTTCCATTTAAACAAATGTGCCACATAATAGCATGACTATGACACCAACGGTACAACATAATTGTTTACATTTTCTGTaaaatatgttgtgtttgttagttCAATTCTGACAGATAGGTCACATCTGTCTACAGTTGTAATTTGATTTCTTATATTCAGGTTTTTGAAATGAACATTGGAGATCATTTTTCTCTCTTCATTTTTTGGGATCATTTGTTTTCAAGCATTGCTATTGGGACTATACTGAAATGCTTTAAATTAAACTCATGAGAGTTTACATAACTAGAGAGATTCCATCTTGGCTGTATAGAAACTACAATAGGTATttggcaagtttttttttttttgagaaaacacaAAATGCTATTAAAAATGTAGGAGAGTTCAAACCTAGCGGGTTACAACATGATGAACATCCCGGTTAATTGGGAGAAAATCACGCAATGCAAGTGCACTGGCTCGAGCCCAAAGACACGGCTCGTAGGCTGAGGGGAAGTGCAGTCGTTGCGATGCTTCTAGATCATTCAACGGACTTTTTTTATAAAGAAAAAACATATTAATATCGTAGAGATACCATTTACACATAGGCTCTGTAGCAGCGAAATATCATGaccacattacagatgcacataaCCCTaaaacaaaaagaagaagaaagaaaaagaccCCGCTACAGTATTCACCCGACTAACTTCTTATGGACTAGCTAAcaaagcatgtgaagcttgtaacAAAGCATGTTAAGCTTGTAACCATTCGCCAACTAGGTCCCTTCAATAGAATATTACTCACATTTTCGACAAATACTATAGCATATATTAAATTACGAAGATACCGGTTATATCTAGACTCTGCGACAACGTATTGCCCTAGCGgcattacagatgcacacaacttcaaaataaagaaaagaagaaatacaataaaataaaaaaagtcTCACCATGGTGATCTATTACTTTTAGCAGCCGTACTAACACCATCAAGATATCATCACAACTCAaacttctccaaaagcgacactTCCAAGAAGAGAATAGTGCACACGCACCATCGTCGTCtgctcatagatcttaggttttcac contains:
- the LOC124703599 gene encoding disease resistance protein RGA4-like, translated to MEAALASALTKEVVLKLVTLLSEKHKLSKGLKDDIRFIQTELEMISIARDSHLVDPSASRPQVMSMEEMRDLAHDIEDCLDRFLPCVACDGESSVLHRLKKAVASTRSRFAAEIRKLKKRLKDAQERRVNYDVNGCRSSAGAASPATADTAENDPVGIDKPKQELVELLLDSEPGKLGVISIVGFGGSGKTTLARAVYDCSSVVGRFPCRAWAASSEHKDAGGLLTAILRQLHADDVPQVQNSINDFLQTTECLIVIDDINKQHWDAIKSIFHRETKSRIVVTTALQSVANACSSGDGFIYKMNILDAELSKVLLMKKVFFRGCSPELERGSTAIVEKCDGLPLALVSVAKFLLGETELTGSHCAQVCRSLGHHMEKEADFRKLQQVLLNSYCSLSGYPLRTSLLYTSVFPNGRPIRRSTLIRRWLAEGYVRCQYKRSDLEVADENFKELIDRNIVRPIDASNNSKVKTCKTHGIMHEFMLHKSMSDNFITSLHDQNRSNFRHLFIENPASDSTLGMNQHTSSASDDTAGSKKFRARSLTIFGNAGDAASEFCRCELLRVLDLEECNDLVDDQLEDIHKLWYLKYLSLGGTISSLPKKIDKLHCLETLDLRKTKIDLLPVEVIGLPHLAHLFGKFKLGKNDLKMSELEKVLPKKSKLKTLAGFVADENPGFLQLMAHMKELKKVKIWFEATGTDNESLPHISKAVQKFAQDGMDTAGVHSLSLDFGNSSGDLLSSIEEYCYLSSLKLRGRLSLLPQFVTSLCGLTELCLSSTNLTGSDLSNLCKLQYLLYLKLVEADLRSFSIKSGDFPSLRRLCLVVQIPVLPTIREGALPFLVSVQLLCKDLVDLSGIKIEYHGRLEEVALDYMVSNKTVEMWETAAKKHPKRPKILFLKRIDPSETESTVKYVATDGPICEKESIIELNQVQLTQNMLQNKCIIRSVHSSSVNKPNSALKKIIVSETPQAASKLSSVGAV